A genomic region of Papaver somniferum cultivar HN1 chromosome 7, ASM357369v1, whole genome shotgun sequence contains the following coding sequences:
- the LOC113299647 gene encoding uncharacterized protein LOC113299647 isoform X1, translated as MAGREVREYTNLSDPKDKKFGKGKDKIDDEDVTFQRMVAKMQEVAGERGGYLHGRGALDSDDLLYLKEQMEAEEDAERMLRRTEKRAFAAFKKAASLADSGPAPVPLPLRVEPKPKSGIRQQDLLKKIVEIRPKRHRVSSPSSANQPAAVSSAQPSTNERIEQKMEKELPPLKPNNEEKAEPKPENPVRSLLGLAYESSDDEED; from the exons ATGGCTGGAAGAGAAGTTCGAGAGTATACCAATCTTAGCGACCCTAAAG ATAAGAAATTTGGGAAGGGTAAGGATAAAATTGATGATGAAGACGTTACGTTCCAACGCATGGTAGCCAAG ATGCAGGAGGTTGCTGGAGAAAGAGGAGGTTACCTTCACGGTCGAGGCG CTTTGGACAGCGATGACCTGCTCTACCTCAAGGAACagatggaagctgaagaggaTGCTGAACGCATGTTACGTCGAACTGAGAAACGGGCATTTGCTGCATTTAAA AAAGCTGCAAGTTTAGCAGACTCTGGGCCTGCGCCAGTGCCTTTGCCCCTTCGTGTTGAACCGAAGCCGAAAAGTGGGATCAG GCAACAAGATCTCCTCAAAAAGATTGTCGAGATTAGACCTAAGCGACACAGAGTGTCTAGCCCATCTAGTGCAAATCAACCTGCTGCAGTTTCAAGTGCCCAACCTTCTACAAACGAAAGAATCGAGCAGAAGATGGAGAAAGAGCTCCCTCCTTTAAAGCCTAATAATGAAGAAAAAGCAGAGCCTAAACCAGAAAATCCTGTCAGGAGCCTATTAGGTTTAGCTTATGAAAGTTCTGATGACGAAGAAGACTGA
- the LOC113299647 gene encoding uncharacterized protein LOC113299647 isoform X2 has product MQEVAGERGGYLHGRGALDSDDLLYLKEQMEAEEDAERMLRRTEKRAFAAFKKAASLADSGPAPVPLPLRVEPKPKSGIRQQDLLKKIVEIRPKRHRVSSPSSANQPAAVSSAQPSTNERIEQKMEKELPPLKPNNEEKAEPKPENPVRSLLGLAYESSDDEED; this is encoded by the exons ATGCAGGAGGTTGCTGGAGAAAGAGGAGGTTACCTTCACGGTCGAGGCG CTTTGGACAGCGATGACCTGCTCTACCTCAAGGAACagatggaagctgaagaggaTGCTGAACGCATGTTACGTCGAACTGAGAAACGGGCATTTGCTGCATTTAAA AAAGCTGCAAGTTTAGCAGACTCTGGGCCTGCGCCAGTGCCTTTGCCCCTTCGTGTTGAACCGAAGCCGAAAAGTGGGATCAG GCAACAAGATCTCCTCAAAAAGATTGTCGAGATTAGACCTAAGCGACACAGAGTGTCTAGCCCATCTAGTGCAAATCAACCTGCTGCAGTTTCAAGTGCCCAACCTTCTACAAACGAAAGAATCGAGCAGAAGATGGAGAAAGAGCTCCCTCCTTTAAAGCCTAATAATGAAGAAAAAGCAGAGCCTAAACCAGAAAATCCTGTCAGGAGCCTATTAGGTTTAGCTTATGAAAGTTCTGATGACGAAGAAGACTGA